The window AAGTTCGGCGACCCCGCGGAGACGACCATCGGCTTCGACTACAGTGAGTCGAAGCGCAACGAGATCATGTTCGAGGAGACGCCCGACCGGGCCGGCAAGCGGAGCGCTCGTGACCCGATGGAGATGGGGATGATGCCCCAGTCGACGCTCCCGCCGGCCGAGGAGTTCCCGGGCGGCGTGCGCGGGACGGCCGAGACGGGCGACGCGAACCTCGTCGTTACCACTCTCGACGCGCCGCCCGAGGGTGTCGACGCCCCCGACGGCGCACAGTACCTCGCGGTGTCGGCCCGGACGCCGTACAACCGGATGGTCCTGCCAGCGATGGCGATGGAGGGCACGCTGACCAGCGGCGGCGAGACGGTGTTCGACGGCGCACTGACCCGGACGCTCGACCCTGACCTGAACTACCACTACGGTGCGGCTGTCGAGTCGGTCCCGGCGGGTGCCGACCTCGAACTGCGCGTGACGACCCCGCCACAGGTCGCCCGCCACGAGGGGTACGAGACCGCGTTCATCGACATGCAACCGACCAGCCAGACCCTCTGAGCATGGAACGACTAAACACCTCCACCGTCAACGACGGACCATGACCGGACCGAACACCGACCGGAGCCGTCGCGACGTGCTGAAAGCCGCCGTCGCCGTGGGCGGGAGCGTCGGCCTCTCGGCGTGTCTCGACGCCGTCGGCTATCAGGGCGCGGACCGCCCACCCGTGCCGTCGGGACCGGCGGACCTCTCGACGCTCCCCACACGGCAGTTCGCATGGGGCGAGTTCATCCGTCGCGACGAGTTCGGCAACGAGCAGTTGCCACGCCACCAGACGCTCCTGTATCTGAACCTCCACGGCGAGGGGGCACCGACCGCCGACCAGCGCGCGACCGTCGAGCGCGCGCTCACGCGGCTGGACGAGGCGTACGCGTGGTCCCACGAGGGCCTGCTGCGCTCGATCGCGTACACCCCGGAGTACTTCCAGCGCTACGGCGCCATGCCGGAGGGCGTCGACATCTACCCCGCGAAGCGGCTCTCATCGTTCGAGACACCCGATTTCGACCGGCAGGACGCGCTGCTCCACCTCGCCAGCGACCGCCCGGACGCGCTGCTGGAGGCGGAACTCGCGCTCACCGGCGAGCGCGCGACGGCCAACGGCGTCGAGTTCGACGCCGC of the Haloglomus salinum genome contains:
- a CDS encoding DUF7350 domain-containing protein; this encodes MRRRDFLLGTGAAGATALAGCGGLVETRSLSSPPVLSNRPDAVYFPTHVEGMQMTGMGGSGDYKFALMYSYPHRFWNVNGDEVQKTSIEDEDDVHLMATVWDPETGVVLPETGLSLEISKGGDLVSQEVIYPMLSQPMGFHYGGNFPLDGDGAYDVTVSVGGVNTRRTGAFREKFGDPAETTIGFDYSESKRNEIMFEETPDRAGKRSARDPMEMGMMPQSTLPPAEEFPGGVRGTAETGDANLVVTTLDAPPEGVDAPDGAQYLAVSARTPYNRMVLPAMAMEGTLTSGGETVFDGALTRTLDPDLNYHYGAAVESVPAGADLELRVTTPPQVARHEGYETAFIDMQPTSQTL